ATCCTTGAGGAGCCCACAACGCTTATCGCAGAAACCCGATCTCTGCGGGAGCTTTTGACGGCTCAATACGAAACTGCACATGACGGCTCTCGCCTGGCGCTCGAACCTGATCAGTTCATCCTCAACGAGGATGAGCACCACCTTCTGCTGTCCCGTCGGCCCCGTGTGGAGGTGTACTCCTACGGTCCGACGCCACTCGCGGTGGAAGAGGGAGCGAAGATACCTATTGGTTTCCCCGAGAGGGGCAGCCCTGCGTCCGCTCCTGCAGGACCTCCCGTGAGCCTCGATCTCCCCGCCGATGTACACGCCGTTGAGATTCGGGCCATTACGGTGCCCCACTTTCACGGGCGGATTGATCAAACCATCGAATACATTCGGAAAGCAAGAGAACACCGGGCACTGCCTCTCATCGCGGCGCGGTCGAAAGTGACGGCAGGACAATTGAGCCAGGTTCTGATCGAATCAGGACTACCGGTCGAGCGCCTGGGCTTCACCGAGGGCGGCGATATGGCAATGCCTTCATCTCATGACCGGTGGCCGATTCTGATCACCGTGGGCAGCGTCATGCGTGGCTTTGAGCTTCCGGCCGCTCGACTGCTTGTACTCAGCGAGAGCGACATCAGCGGCGACCTCGAAGCCGGCCCGGCAGCCGCACCCCCACCGAGGAGAGCGAAACTGGTCCTGCCCGATCTGCGCGATCTCAGAGTCGGCGATTATGTGGTCCACATTGATCACGGCATCGGCCAGTTTCAGGGACTGGTGCTTCTTCCCGATGCCGAAGGCGGACCGCACGAATTCATGCTGATCACCTACGCCGAAGGGGCCAAGCTCTATGTGCCGGTGGAACGCCTCGATCTCGTCCAGAAGTATGTGAGCGGAGATGGGCATGAACCACGCCTCGACCGGCTGGGAGGGATCTCGTGGCTGAGGACCAAAGCGCGCGTTGCGCGGTCACTTCGGGCCCTGGCCGAAGAGCTGCTCTCGCTTTATGCTCGACGAAAACTCGCGCCGGGTCACGCCTTCAGTCCGGATACGGAATGGCAAAAGGAGTTCGAGGCGAGATTTGAATACGAGCTGACACCCGACCAGCAACGAGCCATCGAAGAAGTGAAAGCCGATATGGAGCGACCCATTCCGATGGATCGGCTCCTCTGCGGCGATGTGGGGTTCGGAAAGACCGAGGTGGCGATGCGAGCGGCTTTCAAGGCGGTGATGGAGGGCAAACAAGTGGCCGTGCTCGTGCCGACCACAGTGCTCGCCGAACAGCATTACCGCACGTTCACCCGGAGGTTTGCTCCCTTCCCCGTTCAGATCGGCGTCTTATCCCGCATCCGGCCAGCACAACAGCGACAGGCCATCCTTCGCGGGCTGGAAGAAGGAACGATTGACATTGTCATCGGGACGCACCGCCTGCTCAGCCGCGACGTTCGATTTCGGGATCTCGGCCTGGTGATCGTGGATGAGGAGCAACGCTTCGGCGTCTCGCACAAGGAGAAGCTCAAGCAGTTGAAGTATCGCGTGGATGTTCTCACCCTGACGGCAACGCCGATACCGCGCACGCTTAACATGGCGCTGCTCGGCTTGCGCGACCTATCCGTCATTCAGACGCCCCCCCGCGACCGACTGGCCATTCAAACCATCGTGGCGCCCTTCTCCCCTGACCTCATCCGGGCAGCGATTGAGCGAGAGCTGGAACGCGACGGACAGGTGTTCTTTATCCACAAGCGTATCGAATCCATCTACACGATAGCCCAACTGGTGAAACGGCTCGTGCCTCACGCTCGCGTGGGAGTCACCCACGCCGAGCTACCTGAGCGAGAGTTGGAGAAAACAATGCTCCGGTTCGTCCAGGGAGACCTCGACGTGCTGGTCAGTACGACCATCATCGAGAACGGAATAGACATTCCCCGGGCGAACACCATCATCATCAACCATGCGGATCGGTTCGGTCTGGCGGACCTCTATCAACTGCGGGGGCGGGTGGGACGTTCGGACCGTCGCGCCTATGCCTACTTGCTCATTTCTCCTGACGACACGCTGTCGCCGACGGCCCGCAAGCGCCTGGCAGCGCTCAAGGAGTTCTCGGACCTCGGAGCGGGATTCCGACTGGCGGCCCTCGACCTCGAACTCCGCGGCGCGGGGAACCTTCTCGGACCCGAACAATCCGG
The sequence above is a segment of the Blastocatellia bacterium genome. Coding sequences within it:
- the mfd gene encoding transcription-repair coupling factor, with the translated sequence MSIESLHLSAPGTAGEVLLRHLRSSREFASVLARLERENAPVVTVIGLNPRGSRALAVAAIARATGRRCAVVTLERELESYAAEVRFFLQLLSDRPPSPETVLTLPPLDVRPYDGVSPHPEIGEVRASTLYRLSRGRGLVTLIHPTSFAMKVPPPADISALGTDLTVGETADYEDVTSRLRRGGYVQTDEVSSVGEFSVRGGILDVYPPTEPLPVRVEFCDDRIESLRRFDPETQRSVEKIESVSLVPLWEYAATAEDFRQWATVAPSRWPEPRFAHDVRSRCRLAEAGEPFPGWEFLLPLVKPLQATVADFLPDAVWILEEPTTLIAETRSLRELLTAQYETAHDGSRLALEPDQFILNEDEHHLLLSRRPRVEVYSYGPTPLAVEEGAKIPIGFPERGSPASAPAGPPVSLDLPADVHAVEIRAITVPHFHGRIDQTIEYIRKAREHRALPLIAARSKVTAGQLSQVLIESGLPVERLGFTEGGDMAMPSSHDRWPILITVGSVMRGFELPAARLLVLSESDISGDLEAGPAAAPPPRRAKLVLPDLRDLRVGDYVVHIDHGIGQFQGLVLLPDAEGGPHEFMLITYAEGAKLYVPVERLDLVQKYVSGDGHEPRLDRLGGISWLRTKARVARSLRALAEELLSLYARRKLAPGHAFSPDTEWQKEFEARFEYELTPDQQRAIEEVKADMERPIPMDRLLCGDVGFGKTEVAMRAAFKAVMEGKQVAVLVPTTVLAEQHYRTFTRRFAPFPVQIGVLSRIRPAQQRQAILRGLEEGTIDIVIGTHRLLSRDVRFRDLGLVIVDEEQRFGVSHKEKLKQLKYRVDVLTLTATPIPRTLNMALLGLRDLSVIQTPPRDRLAIQTIVAPFSPDLIRAAIERELERDGQVFFIHKRIESIYTIAQLVKRLVPHARVGVTHAELPERELEKTMLRFVQGDLDVLVSTTIIENGIDIPRANTIIINHADRFGLADLYQLRGRVGRSDRRAYAYLLISPDDTLSPTARKRLAALKEFSDLGAGFRLAALDLELRGAGNLLGPEQSGHIRAIGFELYCQLLERAIQELRGQPIEEETNTEVSLGLDLRIPPEYIPDMGQRLQVYKRISTLKDEDAMAALRDELTDRYGPLPESVENLFFVSRLRREAARCGVLSLTRRGSEVIVTFAPQAMGSRQRIASFTSRFGRIVVRGDGTARIPWDDLRSAFSPSPKENQ